GCCGGCCAGGCAGTGCTCCATGCGCTTGAAATACGGCAGGCAGTGCGCATAGTCCCAGTGCTGCATGCCCGGCGCGCCGGCCCATTTCTGGTAGTCGAGCGGGTTGCCGCGCTGGAAGATCATGCCGTTGATGCTGCTGGACCCGCCCAGCAGCTTGCCGCGGCCATGCGCGATCCGCCGGCCGTGCAAGAATGGCTCGGGTTCCGACTGATAGCACCAGTCGTAGAGCCGGTTGCCGATCGGGATGGTCAGCCCGGCCGGCATGTGAATAAAGATATCCCACAGGTAGTCGGGCCGGCCAGCCTCGAGCACCAGCACGCGGTGCGCCGGGTCGGCACTTAGCCGGTTGGCCAGCACGCAGCCGGCCGAGCCGCCGCCCACGATGATCGTGTCGAAGCGTGGAGCTGAATTGCTCATGTCTGCCTCGCGATGATAGAGATAGGCAATATTGTGAAATCGATGCCCGCACGATGCGCTGCCGGCGCAGTGAGGCGAAGCATGCGCACCGATCGACAATGCTGGTTAAGGGCGAGGGCTTTGCGCCACTATGATGCCCTACAACCATACCGGCGATCGTATCGATGGTGCGGTGGTAGAACTGGCAATGCCCCGTGCTTGGCGCGAGGCACTGCCAGGGGTGCAATGTATGCCGAGGCGTGAACCAGGGGAGCGCGAGCCGCAACCAGGCACCTGCATCGGCGTGGCGGCTGCGGAGGCGCCACGCCCCAGCGGCCCCACCACTCCGATGGTGCGTAGCTGCCGATGCCCTTACGTGTGTAGGTGTGCCTGATCATGCTGATCGATTACTGCCTGCTCGATCTGGCCGCCCATGCCTGGGTGATCCGATCGAGTATGATCGCCAGAATGACGATCGCCAGCCCGGCCTCAATGCCGCGCCCGGTCTGGTTGCGCGCCAGCCCAGTCACGGCTTCAAGCCCCAGGCCCTCGCCGCCGACTAGCCCGGCGATAATCACCATCGCCAGCACCATCATGATCATCTGGTTCACGCCCAGCATGATCGACGGCAGCGCCAGCGGCAGCTGCACCTTGACGATCGTCTGGCGGCGGGTCGAGCCGAACGCGCGCGCGGCCTCGACTACTTCGCCCGGCACATGGCGGATGCCCAGCTCGGTGAGCTTGATGCCTGGCGGGATGGCGTACAGCGCGGCGGCGATCAGCCCTGGCACCCGCCCGACATTGAACAGCATGATCACCGGCACCAGGTAGACAAAGGTCGGGATGGTCTGGAGGAAGTCGAGGATCGGCCGCAGCAGGTCGCGCACCATCTCGTTCTGCGAGGTCAGCACGCCCAGCGGCAGTGCCAGCGCCACCGTCACGGCCATGGTGACGATCACCTGGCTGAAGGTGTCCATGCTAAACGACCACATGCCCAGCAGGCCGATCAGCAGCATGCCTAGCGCTGCTACCAGTGCCAGGCGCCAGCCGCCGGCCCAGTAGCCTAGCGCGGCCAGTGCCAGCAACACCACCGGCCAGGGTAGCAGGTCGCGCAGCAGCGTGCGCATGGGGTTCAGCAGGTAGATCGTCGTGAAGTCGCTCAGCGGGCCGGTGCCAAGCGGCAGGTTGCCGATCTGGTACAGGTTGTCGCGCATCCAGGCCACCGCCGCGTCGGCCGGGTCGCGCAGCGAGAGCCGCAGGCCCTCGGGGAAGCTGCCGATCGGTATGAGCGTGCCGGCCAGGTACACCAGCGCAATGATCAGCAGGCTGTTCAGCAGTGGGGCTGCGCGCTGAAGGGCCTGGCGGCGACTGGGCGTGCCGGCCAGCCGGCCGAGCAGGCCGGCCGGGATCAGCGCGAGCTGGTGCAGCCGGTTGGCCAGCCGGTATAGCCCATCTTCCCACCGCGCCGGTACCCAGGCCGGTAGCTGGAGCCGGCGCGGCCCGCCGAGATCTGAGAAGTCGAGCATGCTCAGCGCGTTGCTCAGCCGATCGAGCATCATCGCCAGCAGCACGATCGCCAGCCCGGCCTCGAACGCCTGCCCGACCTGGAGGCGCTGGAGCGCCACCAGCACCTCGCTGCCCAGCCCGCCCGCGCCGATCATCGCGGCGATCACAACCATGCCGAGCGCCATCATGATCGTCTGGTTCACGCCGGCCATGATCGATGGCAGCGCCAGCGGCAGCTGCACCTTGAGCAGCAGCTGGCGGGGCGTCGAGCCAAATGCGCGCGCGGCCTCGATCGCGGCCGGGCTGACCTGCCGGAGGCCCAGGTTGGTCAGGCGGATGGCCGGCGGGAGCGCATAGATCAGCGTCGCCACGACTGCCGGTACGCGCGCGACGCCGAAGAACAGCAGCACCGGGATGAGGTACACGAAGGCCGGCATGGTTTGCATAGCGTCGAGGATCGGCCGCAACAGCCGGTCGAAGCGGTCGCTCTGTGCAGCCAGAATGCCCAGCGGGATGCCGAGCAGCAGCGCGCAGAACACCGAGAAGCTCATGAGCGCGAGCGTCTGCATGCTCTGTTCCCACAGCCCGAACAGGCCCATCAGCAGCAGCCCGGCCATGCAGCCCAGCGCCAGTCGCAGCCCGGCCAGCAGGTAGCCCAGCAGGCCAAAGCCCACCACCAGCGCCAGCCAGGGCGTGCCGAGCAGCGCGTCTTCGGCCAGGCGCATGCCGGTGTCGATCGTGTCGCTGAGCGGCTCGAAGAAATACACGAAGATCGGGTGGCTGGCGCGGCTGCTGATCACCCAGCTTTGGAATGCATCGATCTGCGCGCGCAGGCCCAGGTTCCACTCGGCCGGAAACTGGTTGTCGGGGAACGCGCGCTGCCGCACGGCCAGGCCGATCAGCAGCAGCGCAGCCAGCGTTGCCAGCGGCAAGAGTGTGCGGCGCCACAGTGGGCGGCCGAGCGGAAGCGCCTGGGCTTGTGTAGCCATTGCTTTCCTTATTTGATTCTACGCGCTCATGCGCCTGCGGCAGCTTACGCCATCTCAGGGTGAGGCTGCTTTCAGGGGTAGAGTTGTTCGTTGATCGCGTTCCCATGCGATCGGCCCGCGCCCGCCTGCCCTCGCTCCGACGCTGGGAGCGGGGGGGTATCCTATGCGCGTTCCCATGCGGCGGCAGAGCCGCCGCATGGGAACGCCACCTGCTCGCCTCCCTCCTGCCAGGGGATGGGGTACGAGGGAGGGGTATCCACGCCGCCCAGTGTGCTGAGCGCAACCCCTACACCTGAGAGGGGTAGAGGTATGTGGCGGCGAAGCCGGCCCGCACCCCACCCGAATCAAAAAGTATCGCTCTGCCGAAGCCAAAAAAACCCGCCGACCGCATAGGTGCAGCTACTCAGGCACGATCAGTGCCTTGAGTACCGCCGCGCGGTCGATGTAGCCCAGCGCCCGGCCGTCGCCGCCGATCACGGCCATGGGCGTGTTGTTTGCAGCCAGCACCGGCATCAGTGTGTCGAGCTTGGTGTGGGGGGCCACGCGCGTGTGCCCGCTGCTGTCGAAGCCCGGCGGGCACTGCGCCATGATTGTCGCGGCAGTCAGCACCTTGCCGCGCGGCGCATCTTTGACGAATGCGTTGACATACTCATTGATTGGATGCAGCACAAGCTGCTCGGGCGTGCCGACCTGCACAAACTGGCCGTGGCGCATGATCGCGACGCGGTCGCCCAGCTTGAGCGCCTCGGCGAAGTCGTGTGTAATGAAGATGCTGGTTTTGTGCAGCGTGCTCTGCAGCCGCAGCAGCTCGTCTTGCATCTCGCGGCGGATGAGCGGGTCGAGTGCGCTGAACGGTTCGTCGAACAGCAGGATCTCGGGGTCGACCGCCAGCGCGCGCGCCAGGCCGACGCGTTGCTGCATGCCGCCCGAGAGCTGGCGCGGCAGGTGGTACTCCCAGCCCTTCAGCCCGACCAGCTCGATCATGCGGGCGGCGTGCTCGTGGCGCTCGGCGCGCGCCATGCCGCGCACCTCGAGGCCATAGGCCACATTGTCGATCACGCGGCGGTGCGGGAACAGGCCGAAGTTCTGGAAGACCATGCTGATCGTCTTGCGGCGCAGCTCGCGCAGCTGCTCGTCGTCTATCGCCAGGATGTCGCGCCCGTCGATCAGAATCTCGCCGCGGGTCGGGTCGGCCAGGCGCGAGATACAGCGCACCAGCGTCGACTTGCCGCTGCCCGAGAGGCCCATCACTACGAACGTTTCGCCCTTCTGCACCGCGAACGAGACCCCGCGCACCGCCACGACGTGGCCGGTCTGCTCGAGCACATGCGCGTGGCTCTGATCGGGGCCGAGCGAATCGATCACCCGCTCGGGCGTGCGGCCGAACACCTTCCAGACATCGCGGCAGATGATTTTGGCTGCACCGCTAGAATCGCTCACGCTGCTTCTCTTTCAATCGGAGCCGGCAGTCTGGTCTAGGTCAGACTGCCGGCTGCCGACTGCTGACTGGTTACTTCGCTGGCAACCAGGCCTTCCATACGCTCTCGTTCTTGCCGATCCAGTCGCGCGCGGCCTGCTCGGCGGTCTTCTTGTCGAGCTCGACTGCCGCGATCATGCCGATCTGATCCTTATCGGTGTACAGCATGTTCTTGAGGAATTGGTATGCGTCGGGGGCCTTGTCCTTCAGGCCGCTCCAGGCGATCTTGAACAACACGTCCTTCGGGTAGTCGCAGGCTACGCCGCCGGTTTTGGCGCTGGCGTAGCAGGCCTCGGTGTACTCGGGCAGCTTGATCGCCGTCAGGTCGTACTTGGCGTGGATCGAGTGCGGCGTCCAGAAGTAGAACAGGATCGGTTGCTTGCGGCTGTAGGCCGAGTCGAGCGCGGCCAGCACGGCCTGCTCAGAGCCGGCGCGCACCACTTTCAGGTCGAGCCCCAGGTTCTTGATGATGTCTTCATCGTACTGCACCCAGCTCGGGTCGCCGGCCAGGAACTGGCCCTGCGCACCGGATTCGGCCGTCTTGAACAGCGCCACGTCTGCCGGCTGCTTGAAGCCGTCGACCGTCGCCAGCTCGGGGTGCTCTTGCACAACGTAGGTCGGTACGTACCAGCTGATCTTGCCGACGACGCCGAGCGGCCCGAGATTTTCGACCAGCTTCTTGTCGTCGATATACTGCTTGATGTTGTCGGCGTGGCCCGATGGCCAGACCTCCAGGCTCGCGCTCAGGTCGCCATTGCTGAGCGCCGGCCACTGCGCATTCTCATCGAGCTTTACCAGCTCGACCTTGTAGCCCAGCTTTTCTTCCAGCAGGATCTTGGCCACATTGACGTTGATCGACGATCCGGTCCAGGCATTTTCAGCCAGCTTGAGCGTAATCTTGGGCTGGTTGGCCGTGCCGCCACCGCATGCGGCCAGCACCAGGGCGATCAACAGGAGCACAACGGCTAACGAGACGATCCGCCGAGGAGTGGGGCGTCGGTTCATGCGTGCCTCCATAGTGTGATGATGCCAGCAATGACCATGGCCTAGCTGCGGGTGGCCGCCCGGCGGCGCGGCGCTACGCTCACTACAGCCGCGCGCGCAGATCGGTTTGGTGTTCGTATAGGCCAGCTCAGCGCACCCCGAGTATATGTATTTTTGGTAGAAAGTCAAGAATTCTGCTGATTGACAGGCGCTGCCGCCAATGATACGATTATTGTTGCACTATCCGGTTTATGTTCCATATGATGCAACAAGCCGACCAGCACGAGCAAGGCACACTGATCCAGTCGGTCCGCCGGGCCGCTGCGCTGTTGAAGGTGTTCGACAACGGCCCGACCGAGCTGGGCGTCAGCGAGCTCAGCCGTAAGACTCGGCTGCACAAAAGCACGGCCTCGCGGCTGCTGGCCACCATGGAGCGCGAGGGCCTGCTCGAGCGCGTGCCCGGCACCGAGAAATACCGGCTAGGCTTCATGCTGGTACGGCTGGCCGGCCAGGTCACGCATTTCGGCGATATACGTGCGGCCGCGCTGCCGTTGCTGCTCGAGCTGGCCGAGCGCGCACGCGAGACGGCCATTCTCGCGGTGCGCGACGGCGACCAGGTGATGAATGTCGAGCAGGCCCACGGCCCGCACCTGGTGCGCGATGCCAACTGGGTTGGCCGGCGCACACCGCTGACCTGTGTGGCCAACGGCAAGGCGCTGCTGGCCTTCCAGCCGGCCGACGAGATCGAGCGCATCCTGGCTCGGCCGCTGCCGCGCTTCACCGACCGCACGATTGTCGACCCGGCCCGGCTGCGGGCCGACCTGGCGCTCACGCGCGAGCGCGGCTACGCACTGGCGATCGGCGAGATCGAAGAGGGCCTGTATGGCGTAGCCGCGCCGGTGCGCGATGCGCAGGGCGCCGTACTTGCGGCGGTTAGCATCTCAGGCCCGGCCTACCGTGTCACCCCCGATCGGCTGCCCAAACTTGGCGCACTGGCGATCGACGCGGCCGCGCGGCTCTCGAACCGGCTCGGCCACTAAAGCATACGCTACCGATGATCGCGAATCGGATCTACTACGATGCCCCGCAGCAACTGAGCAGATCGGCGCAGCCCGGCCTGCCATCATAACATGAATTGGCCTCGGCTTGCGGAAGGAGCACATTGTGAAGACTAGCCTGCAGATCGCCTCTCAAGCACACCTCGAGCATATTCGCTCGATCGCCGAGCGCCTCGGCATCCCCGAAGCGTATGTCGAGTATCACGGCCGCTACAAGGCCAAGATCGACCTGAGCGTGCTCGATATGCTGCGCGACCGGCCGCTCGGCAAGTATATCCTGGTCACGGCGATCACGCCCACCCCGCTGGGCGAGGGCAAGACCACCATCACGATTGGGTTGGGCATGGCGCTCAGCCGCCTGGGCCGCAACGCAGCAATCGCGCTGCGCCAGAGCTCGCTCGGCCCGGCGTTTGGCGTCAAGGGCGGCGGCGCCGGCGGTGGCTACGCCCAGGTGGTGCCACTCGAAGAGAGCATCGTCCACCTCAACGGCGATATTCACGCGATCGGCCAGGCCCACAATCAGATCGCCGCGCTGGTCGATAACAGCCTCTACCATGGGAATCCGCTCGACATCGACCCTGACCGGATCGTCATCCGCCGGGTTGTGGATGTCAACGATCGCTTCCTGCGCAATATCACGATCGGCCAGGGCGGCGAGAAGAACGGCATCGCGCGCGCCACCGGCTTCGATATCACTGTCGCCAGCGAGCTGATGGCCATCCTCGCGCTCTCGACCGGCCGCACCAACACCGAGGCACTCAAGAGCCTGCGCCGGCGCATCGGCCAGATGGTCGTGGCGTTTACCCGCGGCGGCAAGCCCGTCACCGCCGACGATATCCACGCGGCCGGCGCGGCCACTGTGTTGATGCGCGAGACGCTCAAGCCCAACCTGATGCAGACGATCGAAAACACACCCGCATTTATCCACGCCGGGCCATTCGCGAATATTGCGCACGGCAACTCGTCGATCGTGGCCGACCAGATCGGCCTGCGCGTGGCCGATTACCTGGTGACCGAGGCCGGCTTCGGCATGGACATGGGCGGCGAGAAGTTCTTCGACATCAAGTGCCGCGCCTCGGGCCTGTGGCCGGCCGTGGCCGTGGTGGTCGCCACCATCCGCGCGCTCAAGAGCCATACCGGCAAGTACCACCTCACCCCCGGCAAGCCGCTTCCGCCCGAGCTGCTGGCCGAAAACCCCGACGACGTGCTGGCCGGTGGCGCGAACCTGCGCAAGCAGATCGAAAATGCGCGCGCGTTCGGCGTGCCGGTGGTGGTGGCGCTGAACGCCTTCCCCGAAGATATGCCGTCGGAGATCGAGGCCGTGCGCACGATCGCGCAGGCTGCCGGCGCCGAAGATATGGCCGTCAGCTCGGTGTTCGCCCAGGGTGGCGCGGGTGGCCTCGACCTGGCCCACAGAGTCATGGCTGCGGCTGAGCGCTCGCAGGCGACCCCACAGTTTCTCTATGCGCTCGACACGCCGATCAAGCAGAAGATCGACACGATCGCGCGGCGGATCTACGGCGCAGATGGCGTCAGCTACACCGACCTGGCCAGCCAGCAGATCGCCGCGTTTGAGGCCAACGGCTTCGGCGGCCTGCCGATCTGCATGGCCAAGACGCCCCTGAGCCTGAGCCACGACGCCAAGCTCAAGGGCGTGCCTAGCGGCTATACCTTTCACATTCGCGAGGTGCGCGCCAGCGCCGGCGCCGGCTTCATCTACCCGCTGGCAGGAGATATGATGACCATGCCGGGGTTGGGGGCAGCCCCGGCGGCCCATTCGATCGATATCGACGAGAACGGCAACACGGTTGGATTGTTCTAGCACCACGGGTCAGGGGTCAGGAGGTAGCGCCTGTACGGCTCCGACCCCCAACTCCTGACTCCTTGGAGGAAGCACATGACCGAAGCAACCGACCGGCGGCGCGAGCGCCGCGCGCGCCAGGCCGGCGCCGCTGGCCCACCCGCCATGCGGCCGATCACCTACGATCTGCCGATCTACGAGCTGCTTGGCCCCGAGGGCGAGCAGCGCATCCACGATGCCTCGATGCGCATCCTGCGCGAGCTGGGCATCGATTTCTACGATGACGAGATTCGCCAGATTCTGCGCGCGCACGGCGCCGATGTGCGCGGCGAGACGGTGTTCTTCGACGAAGAGCTGATCCTCACGTATGTGCGCAAGGCCCCCGGCCAGTTTACCCAGCTGGCGCGCAACCCAAGTCATAATGTCACGATCGGCGGCAACCAGATCGTGTTCGCGCCGGTGTATGGCTGCCCGTTCGTGCAGGATCTCGACCGCGGTCGCCGCGAGGCTACCCTGGCCGATTTCCAGAACTTCGTCAAGCTGGCCTACCTGAGCCCATACATACACCACTCTGGCGGCACCGTGGTCGAGCCAACCGACGAGCCGGTATCGACGCGCCACCTGGACATGCTGCTCGGCCATATCACGTATAGCGACAAGGCGTTCATGGGCTCGGTGACGGCCGGCACGAACGCCGCCGATAGTGTGGCGCTGGCCGAGATTCTGTTTGGCGCCGATGCCATTCGCGCCAACCCGGCGCTGCTCTCGCTGATCAATGTCAGCAGCCCGCGCCGCTACGACGACCGCATGTTGGCGAGCATCAAGGTGTATGCCCGCGCGCGCCAGGCGATGATCATCACGCCATTCATTCTGGCCGGTGCAATGGGCCCCACCAGCATCGCCGGCACGGCCGCGCAGCTGAACGCCGAGGCGCTGGCCGGCATCGCGCTGTGCCAGATGATCAACCCCGGCACGCCGGTGGTGTATGGCTCGTTTCTGTCGACGATCGACTTGCAGAGCGGCGCGCCGACCTTCGGCACGCCCGAGAGCCAGGTCGCGCTGTATGTCAGCGCGCAGATGGCCCGCCGCTACGGGCTGCCGTTCCGCGGCGGCGGTACCTTCTCGAGCGCAAAGCTGCCCGACGCGCAGGCCGGCTACGAGTCGGTCATGGTTATGATCCCGACGATCATGGCCCGCACCAACTTCGTGCTGCACGCCGCCGGCTGGCTCGAAAATGGCCTGGTATCGGGCTACGAGAAGTTCGTGCTCGACTGCGAGATCCTGGGCATGCTGCATACCTGGGCCAGGGGCATCGATCTGTCTGACGAGGCGTTTGCGTTCGATGCGTTCCAGGAGGTGCCGCCAGGTGGCCATTTCCTCGGCACTGCGCACACCATGCGCCACTTCCGCGACGCGTTCTACCGCGCCGAGCTGTTCGATTACAGCTCGGCCGAGCAGTGGGAGCTGAACGGTAGCCGCGATGCCTATGCGCGTGCCAATGCCAAGCTCAAGCAGTTGCTGGCCGGCTACCAGGCCCCCGCGCTCGACGCCGGCGTGGCCCAGGCGCTGCACGAGTATGTCGCCCGGCGTAAGCTGGCAATCGCCCACGAGCCGCACGATTTCTGAGCCTTCAGCGCAACATCCTCGTTCTGGTGCGGCGTAGTCGCATCAGCATGGGCTGGCGCTGCTCTAGCCTACAGATGGGGGGAATGTCGAGATGGATTTTTCCGATCTGAGCGATGATGACCTCTGGCTACAGATCCAGGACGACCTGTACGACGGCATGAAAGAGGATGTCGCCGCCGAGACACGCGCGGCGCTGGCGCGCGGCTATAGCCCGCAGGATGTGCTGGCCAAAGGCCTCGTCGCGGGTATGGATATCGTCGGCGTCGATTTCCGCGATGGCGTGCTGTTCGTGCCCGAGGTGCTGATGGCCGCTCACGCCATGAAGGCCGGCATGGAGATCCTGCGCCCGCTGCTGGTCGAGACCGGCGCCGAGCGGATCGGCACCATGGTCATCGGCACGGTCAAAGGCGACATCCACGACATCGGCAAGAACCTGGTGGCGATGATGATGGAGGGCGCCGGCTTCGAGGTGATCAACCTGGGTATCAACAACGACGCCGATAAGTTCATCAATGCGATCAGGTCGCATCACGCCCGACATCGTGGGCATGAGCGCGCTGCTCACCACGACAATGCCGTATATGAAGGTGGTGATCGATGCGCTTGGCGAAGAGGGCATGCGCGACGCGGTGTATGTGATGGTCGGTGGCGCGCCCGTCACCGAGACGTTTGCCAGGGCCGTCGGCGCCGACGCGTATGGCCGTGACGCGGCCGTGGCGGTCGAGCTGGCCAAAGCATTCATGAACAAACGCCGGGCCGCGTAGGGGCGCCATATATGGCGCCCTAAATGGCACCGGGGGCCGCGCGCCATATATGGCGCCCATGGCACCGCACCACGAGGCATGTCTATGCCCGAAACCCAGCCAACCCATCAGGTCGTCTTCCAGCCCTCCGGCCGCCAGGGCCGGATCGCCGCCGGCACCAGCCTGCTCGACGCCGCCCGCCGGCTGGGTGTCGATGTCGATAGCATCTGCGGCGGGCGCCAGACCTGCGGTAAGTGCAAGGTGCTGGTCGAGGCCGGCGAGTTTGCGCAGTATGCGCTCAGCTCGGCTGCCGACCACCTGACGCCCGCCGAGGCCGACGAGCTAGGCTACTTCGCACGCCACGGCGGCCAGCCTGCCGGCGCGCGGCTCTCGTGCGCCGCCGGTGTGTGCGGCGATCTGCTGGTGACCGTGCCGCCCGAAAGCCAGTCGCACCGCCAGATCATCCGCAAGAGCGCCACCGAACGCGTGATCGCGATCGATCCGACCCTGCGCCAGGTGTTCGTCGAGGTCGAGCCGCACCAGCTTGGCGCGCGCAAAGGCGACTGGGAGCGCCTGCAGGAGGCGCTGCAGCGCGAGTGGGGCTTCGAGCGGCTGCGCATCGACCTGCAGGCGCTGCGCCGGCTCGGCCCGGCGCTCAAATCTGGCAAGCAGCGCATCAGCGTGGTGGTGTGGAACGACGCCGAGGTGATCGACGTGCAGCCGGGCTACCACGAGGGCCTGTACGGCCTGGCCGTCGATCTCGGCTCCACCACCGTGGCCGCGCACCTGTGCGACCTGCGCACCGGCGCGGTGCTGGCGACCGAGTCGATGATTAATCCGCAGGTGACCTACGGCGAAGATCTGATGAGCCGGGTCAGCTATGCTATGCTGCACGCCGACGGCCTGCAGAAGCTGCACGCGGCGATCATCGCCGGGCTGAACAAGCTGGCCGGCCTGGCCGCCCACGCCGCCGGCCTGCGCGCCCGCGATATCCACGAGATTGTGCTGGCCGGCAACACCGTGATGCACCACATCCTGCTCGGCCTCGACCCGACCGACCTGGGCGGTGCGCCGTTTACGCTCGCCACCCACGCGCCGATCGATATCAAGGCCCGCGACCTGGGCCTGAAGCTGCACCCCGGCGCCAACGCCCACTTTATGGCGCTCGAGGCCGGCCACGTCGGCTCCGATAACGTCGGCGTGCTGGTGGCCGAGGCGCCCGACCAGCAGGATGCGATCATGCTGGTGATCGACGTAGGCACCAACGCCGAGATCCTGCTCGGCAACCGCGAGCGCCTGCTCAGCTGCAGCAGCCCGACCGGCCCGGCCTTCGAGGGTGCCCAGATCGCCCACGGCCAGCGCGCCGCCCCCGGCGCGATCGAGCGCGTGCGGATCGACCCGGCCACCGGCGAGCCGCGCTTCAAGCTGATCGGCCGCGATGCCTGGTCCAACACACTGGCCCCCGCCGAGATTGGCGCTACCGGCATCTGCGGCTCGGGCATCATCGAAGCCGTCGCCGAGCTGTTTACCGCCGGGATCGTGCGCGCCGACGGGCGCTTCACTTCTGAAGAACCAGGAGATGAGGAGGCCAGGAGGCAAGGAGGTGGCGGGATCGCCCGCTCCCGATCTCCCGGTCTTCCGGTCTCCTGGTTTCACCGGCTGCGCTGGAACGGCCCCAAAGCCGAGTATGTTCTTGCCACCGCCGACCAGACCGCCACCGGCCGCGAGATTGTGGTGACGCAGGATGATGTGCGCAATATTCAGCTGGCCAAGGGCGCGCTCTATGCCGGCTGCAAGCTGCTGATGCGCCGCCGCGGCGTCCAGCACGTTGACACGATCGTGCTGGCCGGTGCGTTCGGCAGCTATATCGACCCGCTGCGCGCCATGGTGTTGGGCCTGTACCCCGACTGCGCCCTGTCGCAGGTGTATGCGGTCGGCAATGCCGCCGGCGACGGCGCGCGCATCGTGCTGCTCAGCAAGGCCCGCCGCGCCGAGGCCGCCCAGGCCGCGCGCAAGGTCGA
The sequence above is drawn from the Candidatus Kouleothrix ribensis genome and encodes:
- a CDS encoding DUF4445 domain-containing protein, which translates into the protein MPETQPTHQVVFQPSGRQGRIAAGTSLLDAARRLGVDVDSICGGRQTCGKCKVLVEAGEFAQYALSSAADHLTPAEADELGYFARHGGQPAGARLSCAAGVCGDLLVTVPPESQSHRQIIRKSATERVIAIDPTLRQVFVEVEPHQLGARKGDWERLQEALQREWGFERLRIDLQALRRLGPALKSGKQRISVVVWNDAEVIDVQPGYHEGLYGLAVDLGSTTVAAHLCDLRTGAVLATESMINPQVTYGEDLMSRVSYAMLHADGLQKLHAAIIAGLNKLAGLAAHAAGLRARDIHEIVLAGNTVMHHILLGLDPTDLGGAPFTLATHAPIDIKARDLGLKLHPGANAHFMALEAGHVGSDNVGVLVAEAPDQQDAIMLVIDVGTNAEILLGNRERLLSCSSPTGPAFEGAQIAHGQRAAPGAIERVRIDPATGEPRFKLIGRDAWSNTLAPAEIGATGICGSGIIEAVAELFTAGIVRADGRFTSEEPGDEEARRQGGGGIARSRSPGLPVSWFHRLRWNGPKAEYVLATADQTATGREIVVTQDDVRNIQLAKGALYAGCKLLMRRRGVQHVDTIVLAGAFGSYIDPLRAMVLGLYPDCALSQVYAVGNAAGDGARIVLLSKARRAEAAQAARKVEYIETAIDPEFQAEFVGAMHLPHMTDTFPHLDALGILPARAEVAASDRARRRRERQNR